The Anaerohalosphaeraceae bacterium DNA segment TGGAAAAGCATCTGGAGAAGCTCAGCACGGAGCTGTCCCAATGCTATGAGCAGATTATGCTGCTCTATAACCTCAGTACCCATATGAATCTGGACCAGTCCTGTTCGACCTATCTGCAATTGGCCTGCGACCAGCTGACCCAGATTGTGCCGGTGGAGGGAATTGCTATTTTTCTGGAAAAGAAGATAGAGGGCGGCAAACGTCTGGTTCTCAGTGCCGGCTCGGGGCTTTTGTCAATTGAGCCGTCGACGGCGGATATTCTTCAGATGCATCTGACGGCGGAGCTGACCGCTGGGCGGGAGGCGCTTCTGGACAGCCAGGTGGACGGCCCCTTCAAGTATGCCTGGTCTCCCCGGCTTCGCAATATTCTGGCAGTCCCGGTCGGTCCGGCGGACCGGATGGCCGGATTTCTGGTGGCGACCAATATTCAGAATAAACCCGACTTTGACAGTACGGATGTCAAACTCTTTCATTCCGTAGCCAGCCAGTGCGCTGTTTTTATTGAGAACGGTCGGCTGTTTAACGACCTCAAAGAACTCTTTATCGGTTCTCTGAAGGCTCTGACCAACAGCATTGATGCCAAAGACCAGTACACACGCGGCCATTCCGAACGGGTGGCCCTGATTGCACGCTGGACTGCCGAGCAGATGAAGGAAATGTCTCCAATTTCCGAAGAGGAGATTCACCATATCTATCTGGCCGGACTTCTCCATGACATCGGGAAAATCGGCGTGGCGGAATCCGTTCTGCGGAAACAAGGCAAGTTGACCGATGAAGAACGTGCTGTGATTTTGGCTCATCCGCGAATCGGAGCCTCCATTTTGTCCGAAATTCCTCAGATGCGTCCTATTGTGCCCGGAGTCCTGTATCACCATGAACGATATGACGGACAAGGGTATCCGGAAGGACTCCGGGGGCCGGATATTCCGCTCAGCGCCCGGATTATTGCGCTGGCGGATGCATTTGATGCGATGACATCCCGGCGGGTGTACCGGGAGGCGATGAGCATCCGACGGGCTCTGACGGAGGTCGAAAAGGGCAGCGGTGTTCAGTTTGACCCGGCGGTTGTGCAGGCCTTTCTCGGCAGCCCGGTGGAGAATCTCTGGAAGGCGATTCAGGATGGATTCATTGAAACCTGGGATTACAGCAGTTTTGAAGAATACGGAATCAAGGCGGTTGGAGCACTGATTCGATGAAAATAGAGGTTCAAATTCAAAATCAAATAGCGATTCTTCAGCTTCAGGGAGAATTTACTGTTGAATCCCTAAAGTCCTTCGAAGAGGCGCTCTCCAGCGCCCGTGCGGCGCATCCCCGGGGGCTGCTGCTGGATATGAGCCGGGTGATTTTGATGGACAGTGCCGCTTTGGAGCAGCTGCTGACGCTTCATGAAGAGTGCCGACGGCAGAATCAGCCGCTCAAACTGGCGGGGCTGGATGAAACCTGTCAGAAAATTCTTGAAATTACACGGCTGCTTCCCCGCCTGGATACCTATGCGGATTTGTCGGAGGCAATGAAGAGTTTTGTGTAAAGGGATATGGCCAGAATGATGGAACTCGGTACGGAAAAACGTCTTCAACTCGGCCAGCTTCTGGTGCAGCGGGGGATTGTCACGCCCCAGCAGATTGAACAGGCTCTTCAGCAGCAGGCCCGCAGCGGTCACAGCCGCCTGCTGGGGGAACTGCTGGTGGAGATGAACTTCTGCTCCGAGAATCAAATCGCCTCCGCTCTGGCTGAAACCTATGGGCTTCCGTATGCCCAGATTACCCCCAAGCTGTGTGATCCGGCGGTGGTGGAGATTCTGCCGCGTGACTTTATTGAAGAGCACTCTGTGCTGCCGCTTTTTAAGGTCTTTGACACGCTGACCGTAGCAGTCAGCGAGCCGGCGAACGTCTTTCTCATCGAGGAAATCGAACGGCTCAGCAAGTGCCGCGTTCAGGTGGTTTGTGCCACCGTCAAAGATATTCAGGCCACGCTTCAGACTTATATGCCTGCGGCCAATGTTTTTGTCATTGATGAGATCATCGATGATGCGGCCCTGCAGGATTTTTCGATGATTGAGCACCTTCCGGAGGACATTACCAATCTGGAAGAGATTGCCGGCCAATCGCCGGTTGTCAAGCTGGTTAACTATCTGATTTGCAGTGCTGTACACGAAAATGCCAGCGATATTCATATCGAACCGGACGAAAAGAAGGTTCGCGTTCGCTATCGGGTGGACGGTCTGCTGTATGAAAAGATGCGTCCGCCGTATCAGATGCATGCGGCGATCGTCTCCCGCATCAAGATTATGGCCGAGCTGGACATTGCCCAGCGCCGGCTTCCGCAGGACGGCAGTATTCACGTCCTGATGCAGGGCCGGCCTATCGACCTGCGTGTGTCCGTGATGCCGGGTACATATGGGGAAAAAGTTGTCATCCGAATTATCGACACTCGGAAAATCCTGACCAATCTTGAATCGCTCGGATTTAGTTATGAGAATCTGAAGGCCTTCAAGAAAATTATCCGAATGCCCAACGGGATTGTCCTGGTGACCGGACCGACCGGTTCCGGGAAGAATACCACACTTTACGCGGCTTTGTCGGAATTGAACAGCGAACAAGTGAACATCTGTACGGTAGAGGACCCTGTGGAGTGCAATATCCACGGCGTCAATCAGTTTCAGGTGAATGAATTATCCAAGTTCACCTTTGCCAGTGCTCTGCGGTCGCTGCTGCGTCAGGACCCGGATATTATCATGGTCGGCGAAATTCGGGATGAAGAAACCGCCAACATAGCCGTTCAGGCGGCCCTGACGGGGCATTTGGTTTTGTCAACGCTTCACACAAATGACGCCCCGGGTGCTGTCACGCGTCTTCTGGACCTGGGTGTAGCGCCGTATCTGGTCAGTGCTTCGCTGATTGGGGTGCTGGCGCAGCGTCTTGTCCGGAAAATCTGCCCCACCTGCAAAGACCAGTACACCCCCTCGGCGGGCATACGGCGGGCGGTGGAAAAATGGGTCGGTTCCCTGCCGACGTTTTACCGGGGTATCGGATGCAAGAAATGCCGAAATACCGGCTACATCGGACGAATCGCCATCCATGAATTGTTTATCCCGAATGACCAGATTCTGGAGATGATTACGCAGGGGGCGACGCTCAAGCAGCTGCGGGCGGCCGCTATTCAGAACGGAATGAAGCCGCTGCATCTGGATGGAATCGAGAAGGTGGCGGCCGGCATTACGACTATTGATGAAGTCCTGCGTGTGGCCAACGTGACAATGGAGGATTAAGATGTCGACGGCTGTTCAGAATTCTGCTGTCCGAACGTCTTCGAGGACGTATCCGAACGGCCGAAAACCCTCTCGTTCGGAATCGTCTTCCTCCAATCCGGCCTTGTCGGGAGCAAGGGTCAAACAGACCGATTTGATTCTGTTTACCACTCAATTGTCTGTGATGCTGGACAGCGGTGTGGTGCTCAGCGATGCCATCGAGGCGATTGCGGACCAGATGCGCCCCGGCGCATTTCGAGAGGTAACGCGTGATTTAGCGGAGCGTCTTAAGAACGGAGAAAGTTTTTCTGTGGCTTTGGGGGGTTATCCGAAGATTTTCAGCGCGATGTTTATCAGTATGGTCCGGGCTTCCGAAGTTTCCGGCAGGATGGCGGAGATGCTTCGGGTGCTCAGCGGCTATCTGACGGCGGATGCGGAGACAAAAAAACAGGTCAAAAGTGCGATGATTTATCCGATTGTGATGCTGCTGATGGCCGTGGCGGCTACCGGTTCATTGATGTTCTTTGTACTGCCAAGATTTACGCGCATTTATGAAGCGCGCGGCACGGCCCTGCCCAAACTGACCCAGATTCTGGTAGACTTTAGTGCTTTGCTCGGCAGTCCGCTCTTTTTGGCGTCAGCGGCCACGCTGCTGACGGTTGGAGGATTTGCTCTTTCGGCCTGGAAACAGACTCTCTCCGGACGCAAAGCGCTGGACTGGATGAAAGTTCATCTTCCGATTTTCGGCGGAATGTATGTTGATACCGTTTTGACCCGTTCAATGCGAATTCTGGCGACAATGGTCAATACCGGTGTGAATCTCCTCGATGCCCTTGACGTGATGAAAAGTTCCTGCGGCAATTATTATTTTCAGTGTCTGTGGGAAACGGCGGACCGGAAAATCCGCGACGGCTATCAGCTGTCGGATGCTCTGATGCTTTCGCCGTATAATGGGCTGATTGCCTCCGGGATTCTTCAGATGCTCCGAGCGGGGGAAAAATCCGGACAGCTCGGTCAGGTCTGCGACAAAATTTCCATTTTTCTTGAAAAGAAACTTCAAAACTCTATCCGAACAGCCACTTCGTTGATTGAACCGCTGATGATTATCATTATGGGAGCGATCATCGGCACGCTGGCTATCGCCCTTTTGCTGCCGGTGTTCCGGATTTCCAGCGTCATTTCTCAGTAATTTCTCCGGCTTTCAGCTCCCAAATATTCCGGTTTTTTGTTGGAGTTTCCTGTATTCCTGAGTAAAATCTCCTGCGAAACTTTTATCAGCTTCGCAAAAGGGAGGAAAAAAAGGATGCAGGTGCTGGAAGCTCAGCGGCTTCGAAAGGAGTTCGGCCCGTTAGCAGCGGTTCAGGATGTTTCGTTTACCATTGAACAGGGACAGGTGGTGGGGCTCATCGGCCCCAACGGTGCCGGAAAAACAACCCTGCTTCGGATGCTGGCTGCCTTGCTGCCGCCGACCGACGGAACCGCCGCAATAATGGGGATGGACCTTTGCCGTCATCCTCTCGAAATCCGCAGGCGAATCGGTTATCTTCCCGATTTCTTTAATCTCTATAACGATTTGACCCTTTGGGAGTGTCTGGATTTTACCGCCCGCGCCTACAGCGTT contains these protein-coding regions:
- a CDS encoding HD domain-containing protein; translated protein: MGPASNQSLRDDLELMEKHLEKLSTELSQCYEQIMLLYNLSTHMNLDQSCSTYLQLACDQLTQIVPVEGIAIFLEKKIEGGKRLVLSAGSGLLSIEPSTADILQMHLTAELTAGREALLDSQVDGPFKYAWSPRLRNILAVPVGPADRMAGFLVATNIQNKPDFDSTDVKLFHSVASQCAVFIENGRLFNDLKELFIGSLKALTNSIDAKDQYTRGHSERVALIARWTAEQMKEMSPISEEEIHHIYLAGLLHDIGKIGVAESVLRKQGKLTDEERAVILAHPRIGASILSEIPQMRPIVPGVLYHHERYDGQGYPEGLRGPDIPLSARIIALADAFDAMTSRRVYREAMSIRRALTEVEKGSGVQFDPAVVQAFLGSPVENLWKAIQDGFIETWDYSSFEEYGIKAVGALIR
- a CDS encoding STAS domain-containing protein, with translation MKIEVQIQNQIAILQLQGEFTVESLKSFEEALSSARAAHPRGLLLDMSRVILMDSAALEQLLTLHEECRRQNQPLKLAGLDETCQKILEITRLLPRLDTYADLSEAMKSFV
- a CDS encoding ATPase, T2SS/T4P/T4SS family, whose amino-acid sequence is MARMMELGTEKRLQLGQLLVQRGIVTPQQIEQALQQQARSGHSRLLGELLVEMNFCSENQIASALAETYGLPYAQITPKLCDPAVVEILPRDFIEEHSVLPLFKVFDTLTVAVSEPANVFLIEEIERLSKCRVQVVCATVKDIQATLQTYMPAANVFVIDEIIDDAALQDFSMIEHLPEDITNLEEIAGQSPVVKLVNYLICSAVHENASDIHIEPDEKKVRVRYRVDGLLYEKMRPPYQMHAAIVSRIKIMAELDIAQRRLPQDGSIHVLMQGRPIDLRVSVMPGTYGEKVVIRIIDTRKILTNLESLGFSYENLKAFKKIIRMPNGIVLVTGPTGSGKNTTLYAALSELNSEQVNICTVEDPVECNIHGVNQFQVNELSKFTFASALRSLLRQDPDIIMVGEIRDEETANIAVQAALTGHLVLSTLHTNDAPGAVTRLLDLGVAPYLVSASLIGVLAQRLVRKICPTCKDQYTPSAGIRRAVEKWVGSLPTFYRGIGCKKCRNTGYIGRIAIHELFIPNDQILEMITQGATLKQLRAAAIQNGMKPLHLDGIEKVAAGITTIDEVLRVANVTMED
- a CDS encoding type II secretion system F family protein — its product is MSTAVQNSAVRTSSRTYPNGRKPSRSESSSSNPALSGARVKQTDLILFTTQLSVMLDSGVVLSDAIEAIADQMRPGAFREVTRDLAERLKNGESFSVALGGYPKIFSAMFISMVRASEVSGRMAEMLRVLSGYLTADAETKKQVKSAMIYPIVMLLMAVAATGSLMFFVLPRFTRIYEARGTALPKLTQILVDFSALLGSPLFLASAATLLTVGGFALSAWKQTLSGRKALDWMKVHLPIFGGMYVDTVLTRSMRILATMVNTGVNLLDALDVMKSSCGNYYFQCLWETADRKIRDGYQLSDALMLSPYNGLIASGILQMLRAGEKSGQLGQVCDKISIFLEKKLQNSIRTATSLIEPLMIIIMGAIIGTLAIALLLPVFRISSVISQ